The Antennarius striatus isolate MH-2024 chromosome 23, ASM4005453v1, whole genome shotgun sequence genome has a segment encoding these proteins:
- the LOC137590746 gene encoding histone H2A-like, giving the protein MSGRGKTPGKAKAKARTRSSRAGLQFPVGRVHRLLRKGNYAQRVGAGAPVYMAAVLEYLTAEILELAGNAARDNKKTRIIPRHLQLAVRNDEELNKLLGRVTIAQGGVLPNIQAVLLPKKAEKAQKK; this is encoded by the coding sequence ATGTCCGGACGTGGAAAGACTCCCGGTAAGGCTAAAGCCAAGGCAAGGACCCGTTCCTCCCGCGCCGGGCTACAGTTTCCAGTGGGCCGCGTCCACCGGCTGTTGAGGAAGGGCAACTACGCTCAGCGCGTCGGTGCCGGCGCCCCCGTCTACATGGCGGCTGTGCTGGAGTACCTGACCGCGGAGATCCTGGAGCTGGCCGGTAACGCCGCCCGCGACAACAAGAAGACCCGCATCATCCCGCGACACCTGCAGCTGGCCGTCCGCAACGACGAGGAGCTCAACAAGCTGCTGGGACGCGTGACCATCGCTCAGGGCGGCGTGCTGCCCAACATCCAGGCCGTCCTGCTGCCCAAGAAGGCTGAGAAGGCCCAGAAGAAGTGA
- the LOC137590747 gene encoding histone H2B 3-like, which translates to MPEPQKAPRKGSKKGVAKTGKPNSKKRRTKRKESYAIYVYKVLKQVHPDTGISSKAMGIMNSFVGDIFERIAGEASRLAHYNKRSTITSREIQTAVRLLLPGELAKHAVSEGTKAVTKYTSSK; encoded by the coding sequence ATGCCGGAGCCACAGAAAGCACCGAGGAAGGGTTCGAAGAAGGGCGTCGCGAAGACCGGGAAGCCCAACAGCAAGAAGAGGAGGACCAAGCGTAAGGAGAGCTACGCCATCTACGTGTACAAGGTACTGAAGCAAGTCCACCCGGACACTGGCATCTCCTCCAAGGCCATGGGCATCATGAACTCCTTTGTGGGGGACATCTTTGAGCGCATCGCCGGCGAGGCCTCCCGCCTGGCTCACTATAACAAGAGGTCCACCATCACCTCCAGGGAGATCCAGACCGCTGTGCGCCTCCTGCTGCCCGGGGAGCTGGCAAAGCACGCCGTGTCGGAGGGCACCAAGGCTGTGACCAAGTACACCAGCTCCAAGTGA
- the LOC137590986 gene encoding methylcytosine dioxygenase TET-like, with amino-acid sequence MSGMTSGVCVESDLSSMLQRSSAPSHHHPNHHGYGGQGQVSGLAPMLDYSSEMDRYRSSIANFYKTNVNMNMNVTNFPQSAKLAARLAAATPIFPPTAARLGAMATAPWGCHDNMNMNHPAAVFWGRPKPVAAAATHHPHHHHHPSATPAHVTSTHPHATSMHQGSGGSGGGGGGSGGSNEGGGAEKQGPNTSSGPAPQGTPHHHSMAPSNANFLPGYGGGGADCGVGNKQGHAHPDMMGLPESGTCNSGGVMGGSFLGGLGLPPGVIVMAMGSADAGSAFQMTGGQRALTDCQQHANSSPCPSSSSPSSSGATAGGVTLSSSSSSSGAVAKRKRKRCGVCGPCRRLINCGVCSSCRNRKTGHQICKFRKCEELKKKPGGGGAGGAERPPSVPTGEAFRWFF; translated from the exons atgTCAGGCATGACCAGCGGCGTGTGCGTGGAGAGTGACCTCTCCTCGATGCTCCagagaagctccgccccctcgcaCCATCATCCTAATCACCATGGTTACGGCGGACAGGGACAG GTGTCGGGCCTGGCGCCGATGCTGGACTACTCGTCGGAGATGGACCGCTACCGCTCGTCCATCGCCAACTTCTACAAGACCAACGTCAACATGAACATGAACGTCACCAACTTCCCCCAGTCCGCCAAACTGGCAGCGCGCCTGGCGGCGGCCACGCCCATCTTTCCCCCCACCGCAGCCAGGCTGGGCGCCATGGCCACGGCCCCATGGGGTTGCCACgacaacatgaacatgaaccACCCGGCGGCCGTGTTCTGGGGCCGACCCAAACCGGTGGCCGCTGCAGCGACGCATCAcccccaccatcatcatcacccgtCGGCCACACCGGCGCACGTGACCTCCACGCACCCCCACGCTACCAGCATGCACCAGGGCAGCGGGGGGTccggagggggagggggagggagtgGTGGGAGCAATGAagggggaggagctgaaaaACAGGGACCCAACACCTCCTCAGGCCCCGCCCCACAGGGAACGCCGCATCACCACTCCATGGCGCCGAGCAACGCGAACTTCCTTCCTGGttacggcggcggcggcgcagACTGCGGCGTGGGGAACAAACAAGGACACGCCCATCCGGATATGATGGGCCTACCGGAAAGTGGGACCTGCAACAGCGGAGGAGTGATGGGAGGGAGCTTCCTGGGGGGGCTGGGATTACCCCCCGGGGTCATCGTCATGGCGATGGGGTCGGCAGACGCCGGGAGCGCCTTCCAGATGACGGGTGGCCAGCGGGCGCTCACGGACTGCCAGCAGCACGCCAACTCCTCGCcctgcccctcctcctcctcgccgtcGTCATCAGGGGCGACGGCAGGGGGCGTGACTCTGTCGTCCTCGTCGTCATCGTCGGGCGCCGTggccaagaggaagaggaagcgctGCGGCGTCTGCGGGCCGTGCCGGCGACTCATCAACTGCGGCGTCTGCTCGTCGTGTCGCAACAGGAAGACGGGTCATCAGATCTGCAAGTTCAGGAAGTGtgaggagctgaagaagaagccaggaggagggggggcagggggggcggag CGGCCGCCGTCCGTCCCGACCGGCGAGGCGTTTCGTTGGTTCTTCTAA
- the LOC137590743 gene encoding histone H3-like: MARTKQTARKSTGGKAPRKQLATKAARKSAPATGGVKKPHRYRPGTVALREIRRYQKSTELLIRKLPFQRLVREIAQDFKTDLRFQSSAVMALQESSEAYLVGLFEDTNLCAIHAKRVTIMPKDIQLARRIRGERA; encoded by the coding sequence ATGGCCAGGACGAAGCAGACCGCACGCAAATCCACCGGAGGAAAGGCTCCCAGGAAGCAGCTGGCGACCAAAGCCGCTCGGAAGAGCGCCCCGGCTACCGGCGGAGTGAAGAAGCCTCACCGTTACAGGCCCGGTACCGTGGCTTTGAGAGAGATCCGTCGCTACCAGAAGTCCACTGAGCTGTTGATCCGGAAGCTGCCCTTCCAGCGTCTGGTGAGAGAGATCGCTCAGGACTTCAAGACAGACCTGCGCTTTCAGAGCTCCGCTGTCATGGCTCTGCAGGAGTCTAGCGAGGCCTACCTGGTGGGTCTATTCGAGGATACCAACTTGTGCGCAATCCACGCCAAGAGGGTCACCATCATGCCCAAAGACATCCAGCTGGCCCGACGCATCCGCGGGGAGAGGGCTTAG
- the LOC137590745 gene encoding histone H2A-like: MSGRGKTPGKAKAKARTRSSRAGLQFPVGRVHRLLRKGNYAERVGAGAPVYLAAVLEYLTAEILELAGNAARDNKKTRIIPRHLQLAVRNDEELNKLLGRVTIAQGGVLPNIQAVLLPKKTEKAQKK; this comes from the coding sequence ATGTCTGGACGCGGAAAGACTCCCGGTAAGGCTAAAGCCAAGGCAAGGACCCGCTCCTCCCGCGCCGGGCTACAGTTTCCAGTGGGCCGCGTCCACCGGCTGTTGAGGAAGGGTAACTATGCGGAGCGCGTCGGTGCCGGCGCCCCCGTCTACCTGGCGGCTGTGCTGGAGTACCTGACCGCGGAGATCCTGGAGCTGGCAGGTAACGCCGCCCGCGACAACAAGAAGACCCGCATCATCCCGCGACACCTGCAGCTGGCTGTCCGCAACGACGAGGAGCTCAACAAGCTGCTGGGACGCGTGACCATCGCTCAGGGCGGCGTGCTGCCCAACATCCAGGCCGTCCTGCTGCCCAAGAAGACCGAGAAGGCCCAGAAGAAGTAA